The sequence TCCTATGACTCCTGTTGCTATCAGTGGGCACATAAGGACTTCATTACAACAGCAAAGGTCTGCTGAGTTATATTCAAATCAACTGTAGATGCTAGGCAGCAAGCACCATGAGTTTCTAGTTTCCTAGGTGGGGAGACACCACAGCCTGGCTTTTAGAGGACAGATTGCCAAACTAGCTAGTCAACCAGCCATCTGAATCCGTGCTGTGGTGCTTTTGTTGAGAGGCCACAGGAGACCCTCAGTGCTTCCTGtgactgcagctcagctgctgcacacagctccGTGGAGCTGATGCTGAAACCCTTTcccacttgcttttgttttctttcagatgcttCTCAGCTTCACGGCAAAGGGTCCAACACACAGCAGCGGAAGTTGTGACGTCTGCCAGGAGGGGAGCTAGAGCACACATGGGATAAACCCAGAGGAGCTGTTAGTTCACGGATATCGACGGTGTCTTCTACTCATGACAACTGGAGAGACTGAACTTCAACGAGGGGTTTGCTGGTGCGTTTGCTCAGAGGTTTTCAGAGTAAAGCCCCACACCAAGGGCCGCCTTGAGCCACGTCCCGATGAGAGAAGTGTTTGTAGCACTCTTCTATTGCTGCTGCCCTTCACGCATTCCCTGGCACTGGCATGAGCTGGAACTCACAGGAAGACTCAGGTGGCCTGGCTTTCCTGCAGGAAGTCTGGGGCTGTGGATTCCCACTCACCTGCGTCTACGTCTGCCAAGTACCTCCAAGCCCAGTTACCTCCTTGGTCTCCCTGTGGAGGGTATGAAAGgtgcttctttcttttgctttggaTTTACTTGGACAATTCTAGCACTGCCAGTGCTTTCTGAAGacatttcactgatttttttattttatttttttttcaattgtaCTATTAAGCTGTGCTACACTTAATAGGAGGACTTAACATTTCCTGTGCAGTGAATCTAACGAACCATCTGATGTTCCCctctggaggagaaagaagactCTTTAGAGAGACACTTCTAGATGCACTCATGGACGTTGAGAATTCTACATCTTTTGgtttttggaatttttttttttcctccaaaggGATGCTTTTTTCCTGCTCAGTTTTATCCTCATTACTGTTGAATGCATTGGATTGAATGGGACACTTCTCAGCATGTCACGTGTATAGGAAGACATAATTCCAGTGCCTTTTATGGTGGAGCAAGAATGGACTAGTGACACACATTTCAGCCCTATTAAATGTGCTCCTCAACCCTTTTTTAATCATTCTGTATTTAAGATGTATTCTGTTTATTTAATAGAGCTTTTTATGGTTGCACATCAAAAAAGCTGCACTGTCTGGACTTAAATGGTGTCTTGGTGACTGCGAACACAGTACCAAATCCAGCAAGAGCACCAGTCCTTATCAGAGTTTGTGCAAGCGGGTTCCAGACCCTCCCCTAAAGCCATTCTTTCCTAGGGTTGTCAGTAACGATCTCTTCAGTGGGCAGAGGGAACGATCTAGATTAACCAAGGTCACTTATATTCAAATGAATTCCAGAGAAGAGTATTGCTCTCCTTGATGATTTCTGCACTAGAATCATGCGCTTGTCCAAGCTGCAGGAATGGGGACCATCTGGAGTTGGGGtgtgtcatttttattttttaagacgATTTTTTAACTCTTAGCTCTAAACAGTTCTCCCCTGAGCACACCCTTTTGAACTGTGTATAGCTAAAAGCAGGCTGTGGTTCCAACTGAGCtttgtgggttttatttttctgctctccccagtctcttttctcaggcTCCTGTAGCCCACATTTGAATCGTGCCATGGTGGCACTGATCTGCATAGATTTAACTGGTAGTTCAAGGGAAAGTCTGCAGCCTTCCTCCTAGAGCTTTCAGGTAGGATGCTGGCGCTGAGTATACCAGCAAatatctgcttttgttttccctatttttttgTAAGCTCCGAGACAGACTGTTCTCAATTTGAGCTGGTATGTAATTTTCCAAGATCACTGcattgtttatatatatatatattaaaaaaaaaatgcagctcagaattaaaaatctgtttacaGAAAATATCTAGGTTGTAGCAAAAGAGCCAAAGACAAGAACTTGTGTGACTAAAACGAAGCACAGCAGTCATCGTTGGTCTCTGATCAGTGGATGTCGCATGGTTCCCGTTGGAGGCCTCATCCTGAGAGGTGCTTTGCACCTTCAACTTCCCATGGTTGCTGAAAGCACGCAAACACCTGGCAGGACAGGGACTCGCAGCGAGTGACCCGAGGTGCAGGTTCTACTCCCTCTCTTTGCTTTCACTTGAATGCTTCTGCTGGGAGGCACCTTTGTGCATGGCCAGAGCAGAACGCCCTCGTTCTAGGAATATAGCGAAGCCTCTTGCCTCAGGGAAATGTTTATTTGGTGGAAATTctgtgggatttttgttttttttctttctttctttacatgctataatgaatgagtgaatggtacggagcagagctgcagcaaggcAGAACCACGCGGAGGCCTGACAGCTGATGGGGAGCCAGGGCTCTGGCCTCTGCCTCGATGAGGCAACGTGCAGCACTTCTGTGACAGCGTGGGGCAGTGAGGCTCCCATAGCACTTACTTTATAGGGCAGTTCCTTTTGGATGTAAGAGCTGCGGTTTACTattatatttttgttgtgtGATGGGACTGTCTTGCTGAAGATGATGGGGGTGGTATGAAAACTGTTAATCTTGTACAGAATAACTGAATAAATTGTTTCGtttccaaaatgcttttttttccatcttcttcccTCTAGTTTTCACCATTTTGCTTTCATGAATTTGTTTTAGCTTGGTGATCATCTCCTGACCATCTATTTCTCGAGTgactaattaattaattaattgccttctaactAAAATCTCTTACTTTGTAAGTGCACTACGGCTCCGAAGCCATTGTGATGGTAGAATTGTTTATGCTTTCATATTCAATGCTTTtgaatcatagaacggtttgagttggaaggactGGATATCTGCTGGAGCAATGGCATGATCCTGTGTGATCCATTCATTTACAAAGGTAAAATAATTGCACTGATCTCCAAAGCCAAGATGGATGGTCAGTGAatgctcactgctgcttttgttgatgGCAGAGTTTGCTGGGGCTCAGCTATTGAGCTTACTGGAAGGAGAGGCATCGCATGAAGAATACGGGCTGACTGGGGCAGAGCTGGATGTGAGTATGGTtaaaaggcagcactgctctgctggagctTTTGCTGCATCAGTTGGTGAAGTAATGTGAAAAAGATCCGGGGGTTTAAATTTTGATTGTCTTGTGTGCCTAGAATCTGGTAGGGAGATATAAAGGGGGGAGGCTCCTTGCCCTGGTAAAGCAGAAACTCTGGTAAAGGGAATGATTCATTGTGCTCTAGAAGGCTCTGGTACCATCCCAGCATAAATCCCTCTCTTCCTGTAGCTGCAGTCTCACTTGGTGGTGCAGTTCCCTCCCATCTAATGCTGCTAATTAGTCCCAGCTAATGCTGGGTCTGGTCAAAGGAACGGTcctatttattaatttatttttaacattgaCTCTGAACTGGCATCTTCCTGTAAATCCAAGGATCAAGAGACCACCGTCagcaataaaggaaaacaaacatctgaTTGGAACCActgcatgtttttatttcatactATAAATAGCATTCCCCTCTATTTCCCCTTCCCATACACAAGTAAGTGAGACGTGTAGCTGCATGTAACTCTATTTGATAAGATACCAGCACAAATGGCTCTCAACCACGAGGTAAGCTAACTGTGTTTTGAAGGCACTCTGCGTTTGGTTACAGTTGCATGCTTTACACCAGCATCTTGTGTTCGGCACTGCTGCCGGCTCTTCACGTACTTCTTGGTGAACTCTATGGTATAGGAATGCTCCTCCTGGATCTAGGGCTGACACCATCAAATTGCTGTGCTTCATTTCGCTCTTGCCCAGCAGCATCGGCACGCCGGTGAGCAAAAAGGTCTGGCGTCAATGTGATGACACCAAAGTGAGGTGTACATCACGCCTTTTGCTTACAGAGCCGTTCTTTTCCGAGGATTATCCCATCATTTGGTTGTCCACGGTTAAACTGTGTGGCTTACCAACATGGAGCTGACGTACCCAGCTCTCGCTGGTCAGCCCAGAATCGTTTTGACCTTCAGTCTCTCTAAcatctgtgctttatttttttttctgcctttgtggCTATATGTTGAAGAAACTGCAGGTTTGGCTGAGTCTTTTGGACTTCAGGTACTTCACTTGTTTTCGGCTCGTCGTCTTGTTTGTCGAGTGGTTGGGTAGGGCTGAAGAGGGAGAGAAGGTTTGGTTGTAGCCTTGACAAATGTGTTTCCACTACTGGCGGTGCTTTTCCGCAGCGTATGACAGCAAGCAGTGCGGCTTCATAGCGCGGCTGGGCAGAGGCTCTAGCATTTCGGAAGATGCAAAGGAGGGCGAGGATTTGCAGTGATCTGGTAGTCTTAACAAGTGGCGCAGCTCTGACTTGCTGCCTCTTAAGAGAAGGTTCTAAAGCGGAGCGAGCACTGGGTAATCACTTCCAGACACCAAGACCGCCAGCTCCTGAATGGACATCTGCTTGTTGAGGTAACTGTTGTACTGGGTCGTGCTTAGTCTGCCGCTCTTCAGGGCATTTTCGATTGAGAACTCTCTGCCTGATTTCCTGTCGAGGATCACGGATGATTCCCCATTGGGCCCCTTGATCGAGATCTCTTCCCAGTCGCATTCCTGACTCTTCAGCTTGACGAAGAGGCTCCATTCGATGAGGCCGAGCACGTGAGCTTCCTCTGGAGACATCTCCTTGCCTGTGTCCGGATCGATGACCACAATGGAGCGCCTCAGGTGGTTCTCTCTTTGCTCCCTCTTGATTGCCACCGTCTTGAGGCGGTTCTGGAGCTGCTCGATCTCTGCATCTTTTTCTCTAGACAACTGCTTCAGATCATCTAACTCTCTTTCCAGAGCTTGGAATCTGGAGTCTAAGTTTGGTCCACTGTCTGCGTGGGTCATGTTTCTCAAATCCCGAGCTTCTGTTGCTGTGAGTTCAATCTCTGACTGCAGCCTCCTTGTTTCCATCAGCAGGTTCTGTTTTTCAAGGTGTAATTTGTGGTTTTCTTCTCTTAGTAAGTCTAGTTCCTTCGATGACTTAGAGTTGTTGAATTCCACCTCGGACAGCCTGGTTTCAAGTCTATTGATATCTGCATCTAGCTCCCTCTTACGcctgctctcctcctccaggttgctcttcagcttctgaatCTCATACTCTGTGTCTCCTTTGTCCACTTGGACGCTCTCTGAAAAGACAACTTTCTCTTTGACCTCCATTTTCTCCAACGAAAGAAGCTTCTTTCTCAAGGCTTCCAGTTCAGTTTGCAAGACTTGTCTCcggtgtttttcttcttccagctccaGCCTGAGGAGGGAGTGCTCCTTCTCTTGCTGGGGATCTTGCTGGAGGATCACTTTCTGTTTCACTGTTACTCGTTCTGTCGTTTCCCTCTCTTGTTCTTCTAACTCATTCAACCTAATCCTCAGCCTCTGCACTTCCAGTTCCGCCTCTCTGCGGGCCTGTCTCTCCTTCTCCAATTCTTCCAGTTGTCGCTCCAGCTCAGACCGCCTCCTCTGCAGCTTGCGCAGTTCTTCGCGGAGGGAATCTATTTGTTTCAGCTCACTCTCAATGCTCTGCGAGAAGGAGTTCACTTCAGCTTTCAAGGCAGGATCTTGCTCGTACTTCACTACTTCCTGCTGGACCACTTTCTCCTTCACCTGGGAAAGTTCCTCCTCTTTCTGTCTTACTTTCTCTTCTTGGAGGAGCCGTTCTCTCTCCAGGTCAACGTGCTTCATTTGTTCCTCTGCCAGCTGCACTCTCAGAGATTCCACCTCCTCTCTTGTCTTAGGGTCTTCCCGGAACTGCAGAATTTCTTGAACAACTTCCTTCGTGTGCACTTGAGGTTTGGTATCTTTCAAAGCTTGTATCTCTTGTTTCAGCTGGTAGATCTCAAGGTCAGCTCTTTCAATGGCTCCCGTCCTCTCTATGATTTCCTCACGGAGCCGCTGTAGCTCCTTTTCAGTTTCTGGATCATTCTTGTACTTAATGACCTCCTTAATGACTTCTTTGACTTCTACCAGCGGCTCTCTATTCCTCAGAGCAGCCAGTTCATTCTGACAGCTCTTCAGCTGTTCGTCACCACCCCGGTATCTCCTCTCCTGCTCTACCAGCTCCAACCGAAGGTTGGCAACTTCATTTTCAGCCTTAGGATCCGGCCGCACGATCTCCCTCACCTTCTCCTGGACAACCACCTTGGCGTTCTcttcctccagcagctggaTCTTCCTGAGCAGCTCGGCCTTCTCCCTCTCATTGGAACGCCCCCTGGATTTCTCATCCTCGTACTGGCGCCGGAGCTCATTCACCTCCCTCTCGATGGCCACATCTTTCTCCACCTTCAGTACCTCCTTGACAGTAATTTTGCCCTCAGCGATGGCCCTTTCCTTCTCGAGACGTTTGAGCTTCTCCTGGAGGAAGCTGAGCTCTTCCTCGTATTTCTGCCTCAGGGCACTCTCCCTCTGCTTGTTCTCTTGCAACATCCGGAATTCCATCTCCAGCTGGGGATCGTTCTGCAGCTTCAGCACCTCCTTCTCTGTTACCTTCTCCTGCTCTTTGTTCTTCTCGCTGGACAGCACAGCGATTTGTTGGCGTAAAAGAATGACCTCGTTTTCCCTCGTTCCTTCCTGCCTCCTGAGCTCTTCCAGTTCTTCTTTGAGCCTCAAGATTTCTTCAGCTTGAGCCTTATCTTGCTCGATACGCAGCACCTCTTTCACTATATACTCCTgccctccttccttcttctcatGCTCCAAAACGCGCAGCCTGATTTTAAGGGCCTCCAGCTCATCCTGCAGCACCTGGTTCTTGCGCTGCTCTTCTGCCAGGCTTTGCTGCAGTTTGTGGAAGCTCTCCTCCAGCTGCGGGTCCGGCACTTTCTTCACCAATTCCTTCTTAACTACGGTTTCTTGGGGCTTCTGGTTTTGCAGTTGGACAATGTTGTTCTGGATGGCTTGGATCTCAGCTTCTAGCTGTTGCCGACGCTGAGTCTCATCCTCAAGCTCTTTCTTCAACTTCCAGACTTCTTCCACAGGCCTTACAGATTTTTTGGTTTGGATGAAGTCTTGTGTCACCTGAACCTCGGGCTGCTGTTGTTGAAAAAGAGCGTGTAGTTAAGCACCAAGTAAGCtcatttgcttattttattttccattcacTCCTGTGACAGTACTAGAGGAGGATGCTGATCTGGGTTAATGGAGGCTGCCTATTGCAAATGCTCAACAGGGCTGATTTGCAGATAGGCTTTTCTTGAACTGCTCTGTGGATTTCTGGCCTGGAAATCGCTCTCAGTGATACCCGTTGCTGTCCCAAAAAAGCTTTAAGCTCAGAGAGATGCACATTCTGGTATGGGCAAGGCATAAAGAAagtgttaaaaatgaaacagtgctTCCAAGGATGAGTGGAAAACGTGGAGAGCTTGTGCCTGATCCCAGGCAGACTTCTTCATTGAGGTGTCTGCTGACTGATGGGTTTAGGGGTATGAAATGCTAGCTAGATTTGTTTCCAGTTCAGCTTGTAATAGCAAAGGCACATGCGTGTGTGTGATTCTCATAAATATTCTCTCAGAGTCATGCTGCCACAGCCTGTTGCAGCTGTGTCAAGCTGCCCACCTGCAGCATGCAGAGATCTAAGCCAAGATCTTGAGCTTGCAGTGAGCTGACCCTCAGGAGCCACAGCCAAGCCCTGAACCTCTGTGTGTGGGGGATGACTTACCTGCCGCAGGAGGCTCTGAGCAAATTCCAGGTTCTGCAGCCTCTGCCTATTCACAGCATTCACTTCGGTGAACTTGGCTGCCAGAATGGCTTCCTAGGAGACAAAAAGTGTTCAGCAAAAGTGGTGGGACCAAGGATCATCCCTGGTCTTGACCAGGGTCAAGACTTCCTGAAGAGAAGGAGTGCCCTCGAGAGGTAACCCTGAGTGCTTTTCTTAAACCTTCCTACAAGAGCAAGCAGACTGGCTTCAAGGCAGGGAAAGTGGGTTTGGGGCATGTGTAATCTCACCTCTTTGAATTGGATTCTTCCTACTCAAGACTTGCAAAAAGAGATACAACTGAGGCAGAGACACGTGGGCACTTTGCCTAACTCGATATGCAGGATGAATTTGAGGACGGAAGCAAACAGAGCCTGTGCAAACAAGTGGCTGGTGGCCTGCTCTCCATAAGCACTTCTATCAGGGATGCTGTCTCTGGCAGTGAAATGACTCcgagagaagaaatgttttcaagatcttggtttgtattttctttcccttttcccctttgaGAAAGAAGTGGTAACTCCAGTGTTTTCTCTCACTCTTTCTGGCCATCTAAGCCCCAAGAATGGGTGGTTTCAGAATGATGGCCATCCTTCCTTGTTCTTCTGCCCTCCCTTGCAGCCCGCTCTGGGGTTGAGGCTGCTGACCATGAAACGCTTGTTTGCATAATCCCTGTTGGTCCCACAGGCTGTGAGCTGCTTTAGCCTCTGTAGGGCACTGCTTGCTTACCTCCTCTTTCACTTTTGCGGCTGGAGATTGCAGCCTGGGTTTCTTGCTAATGTACCCATTGCGTCCATTCTCGAGGTCGAGGATGGACCGTAACTTCTCAGCTTCCAGCTCGTAGTCCTGTGGGAAGAAGTTCCCAGGAGGAAAGGGTGAGATTCCTGGTCACCCTCCCAGGCTCCATCTCTCCTGACTTCTTCCCTTGGCCATGTTTTGGGCAAGCTGGTGAGACCTGTAGGTCACCCTGCAGGCTCTTGAGCAGGTTCTGCCTGTCCTACAGCCTGGTGACCACAGCAGACTTGCCAGTCACCTCACCAATACCGGCCATGGAGTGGACACCTCCTTTCCCAAGCAGGAAATCCTGGCTAACGGCCATGTGATATCCATGCTGGAGCAGACATCACCTGAGTTCAGCTCCTCAGCTGTTTGAGCAAGGGCACTAGGCTTCCTGAGCCTTCAATAGACAGCTCTCAGTAGGATGTGAAGAGTTCTCTTACTGGCAGAATTGCAGCCCTTACCTTTACTGCCTGCTGATACTGCTGAGCTGTGGCAGAGACCTTTTGTACCTCCTGTTCTTTGCTTGCGATGTCACCAAGGAGCGCCTGGGACAAACAAAGATGCAGTCAAAGGGAATGCAGTAGCCCAAAGACTTCATTCGCTCTTTGGGAGGGTTGCCACTGGAGTTACAACACTGAGAATTGCAACCTCCTAGCACTGCCCTGTTATTTACAAACACATCACAAGTAAGAGTGAGGGACCTCGTAGTGTGAAAGTAAAGCTAAGCCTGTATGTTTTCCCATTTTATGTGCAGGAGCTGTTTGACTCCACTCATATCTCTTAGTGGTTctttccccccctccctccccccaagcAGCCCAGGGCTCTCAGAAAGAATTACCGTTTGGTTTTTCAGCTTCACTTCCACTTGCTGGATGTTGTCTGTCTCCTGCGGCTCGTAGTTGGGTATGTTGCAAAGGAACTGGTTGATCTTGTCATAGTTTGTGCGGTAGTTGGAATAGGcactctttgctttctgcagggtCTGTGTTCTGTAGGGGAAATGGACTCAATGTCAGCACATTCTCAATTGTTGTCTTCTGCAAACACCTCTTCATCGGTCCCTGCTTCCCCTTCCCTGTTGCCCAAAGACATGGAATTGAGCTGGAGTTGTTCTCCATCCCCCTCCCTGCAGGTTCAGTGCCACCTGGTTGGTatgaaagcaagcagaaattgCAGGAGAACTGAGTCACAGGGAAACTGCAGGGAGAATGTGGAGGATGCTGAATGCTGGGTGTAAGCCTGCAGTGGGATAAGAAAGCACAGGATGTGCTGTGATCCAGGCAGAGGCAGATGTGGGTGGATGACAGCTCATGCTCTTATCTCACCTACCGCCGGTGCAGGCAGTCTTGCCAAAGTCCCCGTCTCTGTAGCAAGAACACTTAATCCCAGAGGCTGTCCAGACCTACCCAGCCAGCACGTGCCAGGAACATCTATTGCTTCTTCCTTGGCACTGCCTGGAAGCCATTCTGCAACTGCCCATTCCTAGACAGCATTATGCTGCTTCTGATTTCAGAATGACTCCTCCTTGCTGTAAATATCCCAGGCTGGTCCAATTCCAGCTAGGTGCTGTCCTAGGGCCTCACCTGTGGTCAATTTGCTTGCTGAGGTTGTTGAAGCGCTGGTTGAGCTTGTAGAGCTCGGCTTCCTGCCGCTCAATGTCAGGGCAGTGCTCCTGGAACTTGCTGGCCAGGGTGTTGGAGCAGGTCTTTGTCCTCAGCAAGTTCTGCTCTGCCTCATTGAGCAAGAACCTTTTGGATTGGAGCTCAGAGCCCATGGCCTgtggaaaaaggagagagagattcttCAGGGCTGCACACATGCCAGGCTTTTGTCACTGGTCCCCATCTACTGTGCTGGTGTTACTGAGGACAGGCTGAGTTCTGGAGGAAAGCAAGTTGGAGCTGAACTGAAAGCAGGCACAGTTAATGTGGGGTCCCAGCTGGGGCAGTCATCCCTTTACCACCAATTCAAGTTTGGGGCTTGGGCAGCAACTGCCACAGCTTTTGGGAAACAGGTCTGTACGTGAAGCACGTCAATAGGGTAGAAAACTGGCTGCAGGAAACACTCACCAGCAGCTCTTCTTTCTTACGGTCTATCACCCGCAAGTCCTCCGGTACGGTGTCGTCTGTGACCAGTTTGTTCTCGTATGTGGACAGCAGGTCTCGGCCTTGCTGGAGACTCTTCTCGAGGTGCGTGGCCACCTCAACTCTGTATGGATGCGAGGGGAAAGGTgttgaatcacagaaccattaaggttagaaaaggtCTctaagatcatcgagtccaaccatcaacccatcaccaccaagCCAGTCTGCTGGACCTGACTTTCTGCTGGGCTTGAGCCATGACTTACTTCtcctgggcagcactgagcagctgaaCCACACGGTCATACTTCTTGTTGGTGTTCTCCACTTTGTTCTTCACCAACGTAGCACTGCCAGTGTTGGGCACGGACTCAATGAAGGCCTCGCAGTCCTGGaccttcctcattttctctggTTCGATGCGACGGACTTCATTGGTTATGTTCTGTGGTAGGAAAAAACCTTTGTAGCAACTGAACCTTGTGGCTANNNNNNNNNNNNNNNNNNNNNNNNNNNNNNNNNNNNNNNNNNNNNNNNNNNNNNNNNNNNNNNNNNNNNNNNNNNNNNNNNNNNNNNNNNNNNNNNNNNNCCCCCTTCCCCTCCACCTGACACCCGTGCCCTCACAGCTCGCTCCGGTGTCTCCGAGCGCACCTTCATAGCCATCAAACCGGACGGCGTCCAGCGGCACCTGGTGGGTGAGATCGTGCGGCGCTTCGAGAGGAAGGGCTTCAAGCTGGTGGGGCTGAAGCTGCTGCAGGTGCGGGGGTCGGGCGGAGCCCTCGGTGTGCCCCGGGGTGCGGGAGGGGTTCCAGGCCTTGTCGGGAGGCTGCAGGGCCGTGTGTTGTGTGCAGGCTTCGGAGGAGCTGCTGAAGGAGCACTACATCGACCTGCGGGACCGGCCCTTCTACGGCCGCCTGGTGAAGTACATGAGCTCGGGGCCAGTGGTGGCCATGGTGAGTGCTGGGGGGAATGGGTGAGGAGAGCTCCATCTGAGGGcctctgggagctgtgctgctatAAAGGATGCGGTCTGATTTCAGGATGAGCTGTTGGAGCTGATTCTGTTTGCTGTTGTGTAGGTGTGGCAGGGTCTGGATGTGGTCAGGATGGCACGCACGATGATTGGAGAGACCAACCCGGCTGAGTCCAAGCCTGGCACCATCCGAGGAGACTTCTGCATTGAAGTTGGCAAGTGAGTCTGGCTTCTTGTGCCCTGAGTGTTGCTGTGCATTCCTGTCCTTGCATTCCTGCCCAAGCCATGCGAGCCTGCATCAGCAGAGCAAAGTTCAGATACTCAGGTACTGACATTAGACACAGTGACCTGGGTTGGTTTTGCCAGAAGGGAGCAGCCTGGGTTTAGGTCTCTCATGCTTCCTGAGGCCTCTTCTCCATGCAGCTGAGGGGTTTGCTTGACAGGGAATCAGGACTGTCAGGCTGTGAAGAGGAACGGAGGAGCCCTCTGAGCTCTCTCCTTGAGGCTACCCAGCTCTGCCAAGCATCCGAGTCTGAAACAAAAGCCAAGCTGCAGTTCTGCAAGCGTAAGGGCTTCTCACCACTGCGTATTGTCCAGTGGTGACctctggtggctgcagctgaACCTTGTGGTAGTTGCTCTTACTAACCTTCCTGGCTTAGGTTTTTGTTCCTTAGCGTCTGACACCAAGCCTGCTTTATAGGACCTAGCTTCACAGAACGAAGTGAGAGACCTGGAGGCAAATCAATAACAAACccttaaaacacacaaaaaaactccTCAGATAAACAGCCACTTGCAGCTCCTTTGTAGCACATAAATAATTTCTCCTACAGGAGGGAGGGCTGCTGGAAATTGACAGCTCCTAAGCCATGTTCACTAAGCCATGTTCTCCTGAGCaagaaggaggagggctgtgtgATGGGAAAGAATATTGTACAATGTGACTGGCTTGGCAGGCTTAATTAAATCATTTGCAGTTAAactttcccagctgcagcttCCCTCCTCAGCCTTTCTCTTCTTACTGCGAACCTGATCTCTTTCTTGTTCCCCACAGGAATGTGATTCATGGCAGTGACTCAGTTGAAAGTGCCCAGAAGGAGATCTCCCTCTGGTTCCACCCAGAGGAGCTGATGTGCTGGGAGGATGCAGCTGAACGATGGATCTATGAGTGATGAGACAGCCTGAGGGAAGTACATCTTCCTAACTCGGGCACGGGGCATTTTCATTAGTTCCATTTTGGCCCCTCAGGCTGGCTGTGGATTCTGCTGTGGTATCACATGCTGGGAGTTTCTCTTTCGTGTGTCTGTGGAGGGGTCCTGGGAGCTGGTCTTTATGTTTGTAACTCAGCAGTTCAGCTCCCT comes from Meleagris gallopavo isolate NT-WF06-2002-E0010 breed Aviagen turkey brand Nicholas breeding stock chromosome 16, Turkey_5.1, whole genome shotgun sequence and encodes:
- the PPL gene encoding periplakin; this encodes ITNEVRRIEPEKMRKVQDCEAFIESVPNTGSATLVKNKVENTNKKYDRVVQLLSAAQEKVEVATHLEKSLQQGRDLLSTYENKLVTDDTVPEDLRVIDRKKEELLAMGSELQSKRFLLNEAEQNLLRTKTCSNTLASKFQEHCPDIERQEAELYKLNQRFNNLSKQIDHRTQTLQKAKSAYSNYRTNYDKINQFLCNIPNYEPQETDNIQQVEVKLKNQTALLGDIASKEQEVQKVSATAQQYQQAVKDYELEAEKLRSILDLENGRNGYISKKPRLQSPAAKVKEEEAILAAKFTEVNAVNRQRLQNLEFAQSLLRQQPEVQVTQDFIQTKKSVRPVEEVWKLKKELEDETQRRQQLEAEIQAIQNNIVQLQNQKPQETVVKKELVKKVPDPQLEESFHKLQQSLAEEQRKNQVLQDELEALKIRLRVLEHEKKEGGQEYIVKEVLRIEQDKAQAEEILRLKEELEELRRQEGTRENEVILLRQQIAVLSSEKNKEQEKVTEKEVLKLQNDPQLEMEFRMLQENKQRESALRQKYEEELSFLQEKLKRLEKERAIAEGKITVKEVLKVEKDVAIEREVNELRRQYEDEKSRGRSNEREKAELLRKIQLLEEENAKVVVQEKVREIVRPDPKAENEVANLRLELVEQERRYRGGDEQLKSCQNELAALRNREPLVEVKEVIKEVIKYKNDPETEKELQRLREEIIERTGAIERADLEIYQLKQEIQALKDTKPQVHTKEVVQEILQFREDPKTREEVESLRVQLAEEQMKHVDLERERLLQEEKVRQKEEELSQVKEKVVQQEVVKYEQDPALKAEVNSFSQSIESELKQIDSLREELRKLQRRRSELERQLEELEKERQARREAELEVQRLRIRLNELEEQERETTERVTVKQKVILQQDPQQEKEHSLLRLELEEEKHRRQVLQTELEALRKKLLSLEKMEVKEKVVFSESVQVDKGDTEYEIQKLKSNLEEESRRKRELDADINRLETRLSEVEFNNSKSSKELDLLREENHKLHLEKQNLLMETRRLQSEIELTATEARDLRNMTHADSGPNLDSRFQALERELDDLKQLSREKDAEIEQLQNRLKTVAIKREQRENHLRRSIVVIDPDTGKEMSPEEAHVLGLIEWSLFVKLKSQECDWEEISIKGPNGESSVILDRKSGREFSIENALKSGRLSTTQYNSYLNKQMSIQELAVLVSGSDYPVLAPL
- the NME3 gene encoding nucleoside diphosphate kinase 3, which translates into the protein SPPPDTRALTARSGVSERTFIAIKPDGVQRHLVGEIVRRFERKGFKLVGLKLLQASEELLKEHYIDLRDRPFYGRLVKYMSSGPVVAMVWQGLDVVRMARTMIGETNPAESKPGTIRGDFCIEVGKNVIHGSDSVESAQKEISLWFHPEELMCWEDAAERWIYE